A genomic window from Pecten maximus chromosome 6, xPecMax1.1, whole genome shotgun sequence includes:
- the LOC117328806 gene encoding GDNF-inducible zinc finger protein 1-like, which yields MAIFSRVTGAISNDFVAKFPQHFNFIEMLESVCEETGTRIVNQGNSNFEIVGDWSQMTFVHSMLENTLAIYGAVAMVSSAYSPAKDLKIAHNKRMMSPDTNINDPSLRDGHGVMRDQADLGDRSYTSGNPADRYYDSRVGPYTPANNGDRFFDNRSSPYTPGTAGNRNFDNRGWYLYASNMTDPRTASYMPTNNGDKFYDSRGGPYTHGYSGDRHYDPRMGPYTQGNMMDRHFDNRERSYTPANIVDRPYNSNVGPQPANMNDKNPMNVPDSLELPPLATSSTPTGGNTPCIEGTINRLETSSNITGGNLVPQGEVTQSSHCLPGKELVTNILSQISAVQEGPDSQRPTTSSQITGKEEKQTEVKIENEQDGAVTKKSQETPNNTKDKRMSETVSEPISESHLDTSDKQSQNNKSEPDDDEANCKPIEPHHSDADYHLDSDTEHSADVENFDSEESEESIFSVKVKKRKYKKRRVERPPKRFTKKKKSKMPLLKEEYLEGKRKRGRPKKNTGPDTNIKCPDCDFIAKDRKSLYAHNRRAHLNVATNCNICGKLYPSLFDMKRHRILIHNPPKYSCDICGKRYKVNTSLKLHIKSHEPNYVKPVYPCSVCDKSFANPSLLRTHIRRKHEPESEFEREVREVKHFCYICHKTFSSKAALQEHTKIIHMRIYDHQCDQCGKVFGYEKSLATHKLIHSSAKNFVCKICGKAFKQKSCMTIHQAIHSEKKFLCGHCGRGFTQRQSLRRHEIIHRGEKPYSCKLCGQAFNSISTIRRHVILVHKLQKDSSVWREDINVDTELLASITT from the exons ATGGCCATCTTCTCTAGGGTGACTGGAGCTATATCCAATGACTTTGTCGCCAAATTTCCTCAGCATTTTAACTTCATAGAAATGCTGGAATCTGTTTGTGAAGAGACGGGCACTCGGATTGTGAACCAGG GGAACAGTAACTTTGAGATAGTTGGTGACTGGTCCCAGATGACATTCGTCCATAGTATGCTGGAAAATACTTTGGCTATATATGGTGCAGTTGCCATGGTATCCAGTGCTTATTCACCAGCAAAGGACCTAAAGATTGCACATAACAAACGTATGATGAGTCCAGACACAAACATCAATGATCCAAGTTTACGGGATGGGCATGGTGTAATGCGTGACCAAGCGGATCTTGGGGATCGATCTTACACCTCGGGGAACCCAGCTGACCGTTACTACGACTCCAGGGTTGGGCCTTACACACCTGCCAACAATGGCGATCGTTTTTTTGACAACAGAAGCAGCCCCTACACACCAGGCACAGCAGGTAATAGGAATTTCGACAACCGTGGATGGTATTTATACGCTAGTAACATGACAGACCCCAGGACAGCCTCATACATGCCAACGAACAATGGAGATAAGTTTTACGATTCCAGAGGTGGCCCTTACACACATGGGTACAGTGGGGACAGACATTATGACCCGAGGATGGGACCATATACACAAGGAAACATGATGGACAGACACTTTGACAATAGGGAAAGATCTTACACCCCAGCAAACATAGTAGATAGACCATATAATTCAAATGTAGGCCCCCAACCTGCCAATATGAACGACAAAAATCCTATGAATGTCCCAGATAGCTTAGAGCTTCCTCCCCTTGCTACTAGTTCAACACCAACAGGTGGCAATACACCATGTATAGAAGGGACAATCAATAGACTAGAAACCTCTTCTAACATTACAGGAGGAAATCTTGTACctcaaggggaggtaactcaatcTAGCCACTGTTTACCAGGAAAGGAATTAGTAACAAATATACTGAGCCAAATAAGTGCAGTTCAGGAAGGCCCTGATAGCCAAAGACCAACAACTTCCTCTCAGATCACCGGAAAGGAGGAGAAACAGACAGAAGTGAAAATCGAAAACGAACAAGATGGAGCAGTGACAAAAAAATCTCAGGAAACACCAAATAATACTAAGGACAAAAGGATGTCAGAGACTGTTAGTGAACCGATCAGTGAATCTCATCTTGATACAAGTGACAAGCaaagtcaaaataacaaaagtGAGCCAGATGATGATGAAGCAAATTGTAAACCTATTGAACCTCACCATAGTGATGCAGATTATCATTTAGATTCTGATACGGAACATTCAGCAGATGTTGAGAATTTTGATTCGGAGGAATCGGAAGAAAGTATATTCTCAGTAAAGGTAAAGAAAAGGAAGTACAAGAAAAGAAGAGTTGAAAGGCCACCTAAACGGTTcactaaaaagaaaaaaagcaaaatgCCTTTACTAAAAGAAGAATATCTAGAAGGAAAAAGAAAACGTGGTCGGCCGAAAAAGAATACAGGCCCTGATACCAATATAAAATGTCCAGACTGTGATTTCATAGCAAAGGATAGAAAAAGTTTGTATGCACACAATCGAAGAGCTCATCTAAATGTGGCCACAAACTGCAATATTTGCGGAAAATTGTATCCAAGTCTCTTTGATATGAAGAGACATCGTATATTGATTCATAATCCACCGAAATATAGTTGTGACATTTGTGGCAAGAGGTATAAAGTCAACACAAGTTTAAAACTTCATATAAAATCTCATGAACCCAACTATGTAAAGCCTGTGTACCCTTGCTCAGTATGTGATAAATCTTTTGCTAACCCAAGTCTTCTCCGAACTCACATTCGACGGAAACACGAACCTGAGTCTGAGTTTGAACGGGAGGTGAGAGAGGTGAAGCACTTTTGTTATATTTGCCATAAAACGTTTTCCTCGAAAGCAGCATTGCAAGAACACACCAAAATCATCCACATGAGAATCTATGACCACCAATGTGATCAGTGTGGTAAAGTGTTTGGGTATGAGAAATCTTTAGCCACACATAAACTCATTCACTCGTCGGCCAAGAACTTTGTATGCAAAATCTGTGGTAAGGCATTCAAGCAGAAATCATGCATGACCATCCACCAGGCAATTCATTCAGAGAAGAAGTTTCTCTGTGGACACTGTGGCCGAGGTTTTACTCAGCGGCAATCTCTTCGGCGCCATGAAATCATCCACCGTGGAGAGAAGCCTTACTCCTGTAAGCTTTGTGGCCAGGCCTTTAACTCAATCTCCACCATACGTCGTCATGTCATCCTAGTACACAAGCTTCAAAAAGACTCGAGTGTGTGGCGTGAGGATATCAATGTGGACACAGAACTCCTTGCCAGTATTACAacgtga